In the genome of Microbacterium saperdae, one region contains:
- a CDS encoding thiamine pyrophosphate-dependent enzyme — MTDPTGGDLLADSLINQGVSTIFGIPGVQLDAAADALQSRTDQVDFICARNEQATTYMADGYARSTGEVGVAMVVPGPGVLNALSGVATGYSANSPMLLIAGQIDSKAIGRGLGALHELPDQTGILERLTKWTGTARSADEIPGLVREAFVQLRSGRPRPVAIEVPPDVLAATSRAAAAELVAAAPLVPDEQQIRAAAALLATAKRPMIVVGGGVLASNASVALQALAEALEAPVLMTENGRGALDARHRLAFDSLALRAFREEADLVLAVGTRFVSTFGTQVDTNGAPVILINAEEADLGAPRAAAQALHADARLALSALAAEVGHGSRDSRESEFARVRSWLAEQFDDIAPQREYLSTIRAALPDDGVFVSEFTQVGYAASACYPAYQPRTYIGPGYQGTLGYGFATALGVKAADPSRAVVSVNGDGGFSWTLQELSTAKRYGLGLVTIVFHDGFYGNVRRIQKNRYGARYFASDLTNPDYGVLAEAFGIRSAQAFTPQELAGVLADAIPANEPILINVPVGEFPSPWHLIHEGVPRPAPLAPGSHLIQRAGV; from the coding sequence ATGACCGACCCCACCGGTGGCGATCTGCTCGCAGACTCCCTGATCAACCAGGGCGTTTCGACGATCTTCGGCATTCCGGGCGTTCAGCTCGATGCCGCCGCAGACGCCCTCCAGTCCCGTACCGACCAGGTCGATTTCATCTGCGCACGCAATGAGCAGGCGACCACGTACATGGCCGACGGGTATGCGCGCAGCACGGGAGAGGTCGGCGTCGCGATGGTCGTTCCCGGCCCCGGTGTGCTCAACGCGCTCTCCGGTGTCGCGACCGGCTACTCGGCCAACTCGCCGATGCTGCTGATCGCGGGCCAGATCGACTCGAAGGCCATCGGCCGCGGACTCGGCGCCCTGCACGAGCTGCCGGACCAGACCGGAATCCTGGAGCGCCTGACCAAGTGGACCGGCACCGCCCGTTCCGCCGACGAGATCCCCGGGCTCGTCCGCGAGGCTTTCGTGCAGCTGCGCAGCGGGCGTCCGCGCCCCGTCGCGATCGAGGTGCCGCCGGACGTGCTGGCCGCGACCTCACGGGCCGCTGCTGCCGAGCTCGTCGCCGCGGCCCCCCTGGTGCCGGACGAGCAGCAGATCAGGGCAGCCGCCGCGCTGCTCGCCACCGCGAAGCGCCCGATGATCGTGGTCGGAGGCGGAGTGCTCGCCTCGAACGCCTCGGTCGCGCTGCAGGCGCTCGCCGAAGCCCTCGAGGCTCCGGTGCTGATGACCGAGAACGGACGCGGAGCGCTCGATGCCCGCCACCGCCTCGCGTTCGACTCGCTGGCGCTGCGCGCCTTCCGGGAGGAAGCCGACCTGGTGCTCGCCGTCGGCACCCGCTTCGTGTCGACGTTCGGCACGCAGGTCGACACCAACGGTGCGCCGGTGATCCTGATCAACGCGGAGGAGGCCGACCTCGGCGCTCCCCGTGCGGCGGCCCAGGCGCTGCACGCGGATGCGCGGCTCGCCCTGTCCGCTCTCGCCGCCGAGGTGGGACACGGCTCGCGCGACTCCCGCGAGAGCGAGTTCGCGCGGGTGCGCTCCTGGCTCGCCGAGCAGTTCGACGACATCGCGCCGCAGCGCGAATACCTCTCCACGATCCGTGCGGCGCTGCCCGATGACGGTGTCTTCGTCAGCGAGTTCACGCAGGTCGGCTATGCGGCGAGTGCCTGCTACCCGGCCTACCAGCCGCGCACGTACATCGGCCCCGGCTACCAGGGCACTCTCGGGTACGGTTTCGCCACAGCGCTCGGCGTCAAGGCGGCCGATCCCTCCCGCGCCGTCGTCTCGGTCAACGGTGACGGCGGCTTCTCCTGGACGCTCCAGGAGCTGTCCACGGCCAAGCGCTACGGGCTGGGACTGGTCACGATCGTGTTCCACGACGGCTTCTACGGCAACGTGCGCCGCATCCAGAAGAACCGCTACGGCGCGCGGTACTTCGCCAGCGACCTGACCAACCCGGACTACGGTGTGCTGGCCGAGGCGTTCGGCATCCGCTCCGCCCAGGCGTTCACGCCGCAGGAGCTCGCCGGCGTGCTCGCCGATGCCATCCCCGCGAACGAGCCGATCCTGATCAATGTGCCGGTGGGGGAGTTCCCCTCGCCGTGGCACCTGATCCACGAAGGCGTGCCGCGCCCCGCGCCGCTCGCTCCCGGATCCCACCTGATCCAGCGGGCAGGGGTCTGA
- a CDS encoding FadR/GntR family transcriptional regulator, which translates to MATTQEEARTFQRVAPAQSVADRVVTEVEAMIKAEGLTPGHRIGTRQELCEQFGVAPATLGEALRVLRARGSVDLRPGPGGGIFVADQSPLIRLAHSVLRLRQTGAPVHDVVKVLDALDEAVMGDAVVHRTEADIADLDALMAEIADHWHDPVEGLHGNWRLHRRIAEISPNAVLRTFYLNLVDYIEGETSGGADDTDLSVPGFRPDTDERLHIHTALIEAIRSGDVEAGRKAVLDHRTLGR; encoded by the coding sequence GTGGCCACCACCCAGGAAGAAGCGCGCACCTTCCAGCGTGTCGCGCCCGCTCAGTCCGTGGCCGACAGGGTGGTCACCGAGGTCGAGGCGATGATCAAGGCCGAGGGACTCACCCCCGGCCACCGCATCGGCACCCGGCAGGAGCTGTGCGAGCAGTTCGGCGTCGCACCGGCCACCCTCGGCGAAGCGCTGCGCGTGCTGCGCGCCCGCGGCTCCGTCGACCTGCGCCCCGGTCCCGGCGGCGGCATCTTCGTCGCCGACCAGTCGCCCCTGATCCGCCTCGCGCACAGCGTGCTGCGCCTGCGCCAGACCGGCGCCCCCGTGCACGACGTCGTCAAGGTGCTCGACGCCCTCGACGAGGCCGTGATGGGCGACGCGGTCGTGCACCGCACCGAGGCCGACATCGCGGATCTCGATGCGCTCATGGCCGAGATCGCCGACCACTGGCACGACCCGGTCGAGGGCCTGCACGGCAACTGGCGCCTGCACCGGCGCATCGCCGAGATCTCGCCCAACGCAGTGCTGCGCACGTTCTATCTGAACCTCGTCGACTACATCGAGGGCGAGACCAGTGGCGGCGCCGACGACACGGACCTCTCGGTCCCCGGGTTCCGCCCTGACACGGACGAGCGCCTGCACATCCACACCGCGCTGATCGAGGCCATCCGCTCCGGCGATGTCGAAGCCGGGCGCAAGGCCGTGCTCGACCACCGCACGCTCGGGCGCTGA
- a CDS encoding M20 metallopeptidase family protein, translating into MASLRRDAAGMQAELAAIRRHLHAIPEVGFDLPQTQRVILDALEPLGLEVSTGSDLSAVTAVLRGAADGPSVLLRGDMDALAIAEETGLPYASTNGAMHACGHDLHVAGLIGAARLLAARRDHIAGSVVFMFQPGEEAGGGAPLMIRDGVLEAAGPRVDAAYGIHVMPGVPGVFQTRAGALMGSANSVRIRIRGQGGHGSRPYQAVDPVPVVAEIVLALQTWVTRRFDVFDPVVLTVTQLFAGEVINAIPDEAGLGATLRTASNSAVAQVQRELPALVERIAAAHGCTAETEVIVGYPVTVNSDAEARGAIETLRSTFGQDRVEELPTAIMASEDFSFVLAEVPGAFVFLGATPEGIDPASAEMNHSPRAVFDDGVLGDQAAALAALALRHVGAG; encoded by the coding sequence ATGGCATCGTTGCGCCGGGATGCCGCGGGGATGCAGGCGGAGCTCGCCGCCATCCGCCGCCACCTGCACGCGATCCCCGAGGTCGGGTTCGACCTGCCGCAGACGCAGCGCGTGATCCTGGACGCTCTCGAACCCCTCGGACTCGAGGTGTCGACGGGAAGCGACCTCAGCGCCGTGACAGCCGTGCTGCGCGGTGCCGCCGACGGCCCGTCCGTCCTCCTGCGCGGTGACATGGACGCGCTCGCGATCGCCGAGGAGACCGGGCTGCCGTATGCCTCGACCAACGGCGCGATGCACGCGTGCGGGCACGACCTCCACGTCGCAGGGCTGATCGGAGCTGCGCGTCTGCTCGCGGCGCGACGCGATCACATCGCGGGGTCCGTGGTCTTCATGTTCCAACCCGGGGAGGAGGCCGGCGGCGGCGCGCCACTCATGATCCGCGACGGCGTGCTGGAGGCGGCGGGGCCGCGGGTGGACGCAGCCTACGGCATCCACGTCATGCCCGGAGTGCCCGGGGTCTTCCAGACCAGGGCGGGGGCGCTCATGGGCAGCGCGAACTCGGTCCGCATCCGCATCCGCGGCCAGGGGGGACACGGCTCGCGCCCCTACCAAGCCGTCGATCCGGTGCCTGTGGTCGCGGAGATCGTGCTCGCCCTGCAGACCTGGGTCACCCGCCGATTCGACGTGTTCGACCCGGTCGTGCTCACCGTGACGCAGCTGTTCGCCGGCGAGGTGATCAATGCGATCCCCGACGAGGCCGGACTGGGCGCGACACTGCGCACGGCATCGAACTCCGCGGTGGCGCAGGTGCAACGCGAGCTGCCCGCACTCGTGGAGCGCATCGCGGCGGCGCACGGGTGCACGGCGGAGACCGAGGTGATCGTCGGATACCCGGTCACCGTGAACAGCGACGCGGAAGCCAGGGGAGCGATCGAGACCCTGCGGTCCACGTTCGGTCAGGATCGGGTCGAGGAGCTGCCGACCGCCATCATGGCCTCGGAGGACTTCTCATTCGTGCTCGCCGAGGTGCCAGGTGCCTTCGTGTTCCTCGGGGCGACGCCGGAGGGCATCGACCCCGCGAGCGCGGAGATGAACCACTCGCCGCGCGCGGTGTTCGACGACGGCGTGCTCGGCGATCAGGCCGCGGCGCTGGCGGCTCTGGCGCTCCGCCACGTGGGCGCCGGCTAG
- a CDS encoding amidohydrolase: MTAVTGDVAIVGGRVVTGLGGDIDGATVLVQDGRITAVGREVRIPEGTTVVDASGAWVLPGLIDAHSHIGAHEEANGPAGFDGSEVTMPNTAGVRAIDAVNVEDIAFRDALAGGVTAVVVKPGSGNPIGGQSVAIKTGGGPYVDDRVIRAEVSVKSALGENPKETYGKRSQLPATRLGIAFVIRQALVDAQDYVARRAKAETDGTPFARDLGKEALAKALSGELSWDQHAHRHDDIATALRLAEEFGLRLVLNHGTEAHKLADQLAERDVPVIFGPILSSRSKVEVREADPAHLATIAAAGVRIALTTDHPVVPIGHLALQAAVAVRSGLPRDAAIAAMTSSAAEIVRVDDRVGALEVGRDGDVVIWSGDPLEVASTVRRVFIDGREVYAAEAGRW, from the coding sequence ATGACGGCGGTCACGGGCGATGTGGCGATCGTCGGCGGCCGGGTGGTCACCGGACTCGGGGGCGACATCGACGGCGCCACGGTGCTCGTGCAGGACGGACGCATCACGGCCGTCGGGCGGGAGGTGCGGATCCCGGAGGGCACGACCGTCGTCGACGCCTCCGGTGCGTGGGTGCTCCCCGGTCTCATCGACGCGCACAGCCACATCGGTGCCCACGAGGAGGCCAACGGCCCTGCGGGTTTCGACGGCAGCGAGGTGACGATGCCGAACACCGCGGGCGTGCGTGCGATCGATGCCGTCAACGTCGAGGACATCGCCTTCCGCGACGCGCTCGCCGGAGGGGTGACGGCGGTGGTCGTCAAGCCGGGGTCGGGGAATCCGATCGGCGGACAGAGCGTCGCGATCAAGACCGGAGGAGGGCCTTACGTCGATGACCGCGTGATCCGCGCCGAGGTCAGCGTGAAGTCCGCGCTCGGTGAGAACCCGAAGGAGACGTACGGCAAGCGCTCGCAGCTTCCCGCCACCCGCCTGGGCATCGCGTTCGTGATCCGCCAGGCGCTGGTGGATGCGCAGGACTACGTCGCCCGCCGTGCCAAGGCGGAGACCGACGGCACCCCCTTCGCTCGCGATCTCGGCAAGGAGGCGCTGGCGAAGGCGCTCTCCGGGGAGCTCAGCTGGGATCAGCACGCGCACCGTCACGACGACATCGCCACGGCTCTCCGGCTGGCCGAGGAGTTCGGTCTGCGCCTGGTGCTCAACCACGGCACCGAGGCGCACAAGCTCGCCGATCAGCTGGCGGAGCGCGATGTTCCGGTGATCTTCGGCCCCATCCTGTCGAGTCGTTCGAAGGTCGAGGTGCGCGAGGCCGATCCGGCGCACCTGGCGACGATCGCGGCGGCGGGCGTGCGCATCGCCCTGACCACGGATCACCCCGTCGTCCCGATCGGCCACCTCGCACTCCAGGCCGCTGTCGCGGTGCGGTCAGGGTTGCCGCGCGATGCCGCGATCGCGGCGATGACCTCGTCGGCGGCTGAGATCGTGCGGGTCGACGACCGCGTCGGCGCACTCGAGGTCGGCCGGGACGGCGACGTCGTGATCTGGTCCGGGGATCCGCTGGAGGTGGCATCGACCGTCCGGCGAGTGTTCATCGACGGGCGCGAGGTCTATGCCGCGGAGGCCGGCCGATGGTGA
- a CDS encoding aromatic ring-hydroxylating dioxygenase subunit alpha: protein MDTGTAYGLRLGQPLNELAQVGPGTPYGEVLRRYWHPVAKVEDATTRPISLRVLGEELVLFRTRKGKPGLLHPRCIHRGASLFYGGVEDEGIRCCYHGWVFDTEGHCLEQPCEPDLGLHRDRVRQPWYSVEEQYGLLWAYMGPPDKKPVLPRYDTLEDLAPGEQLIVNDQGVGGGGPAVLDFNWLQHWENVMDPFHVPILHARFSGNQFTPEMALIPEVSYEYTPLGVRSIQMRDLGDGRQLRRVTEVIFPNLRVVASPKLSSGQTNMIGWVVPMDDTNFRIFTVARDEDSDFLAKLRSTHEGKPWKELTELEHQRLPGDYEAQKSQGSISLHSEDHLTTTDQGIAMIRRMMAKQHRAVAGGGDPVGVFFDESERLVRIEGGNYFEGAADAPLLAEAVDD, encoded by the coding sequence ATGGACACCGGAACCGCATACGGCCTCCGCCTGGGGCAGCCGCTCAACGAGCTCGCCCAGGTGGGCCCCGGCACCCCCTACGGCGAGGTGCTGCGCCGCTACTGGCATCCGGTGGCGAAGGTCGAGGATGCGACGACGCGTCCGATCTCGCTGCGGGTGCTGGGTGAGGAGCTCGTGCTCTTCCGCACCAGGAAGGGCAAGCCCGGCCTGCTGCACCCGCGCTGCATCCACCGTGGTGCCTCGCTGTTCTATGGCGGCGTGGAAGACGAGGGCATCCGCTGCTGCTATCACGGCTGGGTGTTCGACACCGAGGGGCACTGCCTCGAGCAGCCCTGCGAGCCCGACCTCGGCCTGCACCGCGACCGCGTGCGCCAGCCCTGGTATTCGGTCGAGGAGCAGTACGGCCTGCTCTGGGCCTACATGGGTCCGCCCGACAAGAAGCCCGTGCTGCCCCGCTACGACACGCTCGAAGACCTCGCGCCCGGTGAGCAGCTGATCGTGAACGACCAGGGAGTCGGCGGCGGGGGACCCGCAGTGCTCGACTTCAACTGGCTGCAGCACTGGGAGAACGTGATGGATCCGTTCCATGTGCCGATCCTGCACGCGCGTTTCAGCGGCAACCAGTTCACGCCGGAGATGGCGCTGATCCCCGAGGTCAGCTACGAGTACACGCCGCTGGGGGTGCGCTCGATCCAGATGCGCGATCTCGGCGACGGCCGTCAGCTCCGACGCGTGACCGAGGTCATCTTCCCGAACCTGCGCGTGGTCGCCAGTCCCAAGCTCAGCTCCGGTCAGACGAACATGATCGGCTGGGTCGTGCCGATGGACGACACGAACTTCCGCATCTTCACGGTGGCCCGCGATGAGGACTCCGACTTCCTCGCGAAGCTCCGCTCCACGCACGAGGGCAAGCCCTGGAAGGAGCTCACCGAGCTCGAGCACCAGCGGCTCCCCGGCGACTACGAGGCCCAGAAGTCGCAGGGGTCGATCTCGCTGCACTCCGAGGACCACCTGACCACGACCGATCAGGGCATCGCGATGATCCGCCGCATGATGGCCAAGCAGCACCGCGCGGTCGCCGGCGGCGGCGACCCTGTGGGTGTCTTCTTCGACGAGTCGGAGCGCCTGGTGCGCATCGAGGGCGGCAACTACTTCGAGGGCGCGGCGGATGCTCCGCTGCTCGCCGAAGCCGTGGACGACTGA
- a CDS encoding PDR/VanB family oxidoreductase — protein MSQFAAELSPQPLDLRVRAMRWEAHDVLSLELDDPSGALLPEWAPGAHIDLRFANGVERQYSLCSDPADLRTWRVAVLAENPSRGGSRYVHQTLRVGDAVTASAPINHFALEDASAYVFLAGGIGITPILPMIAEAERRGVPWRLAYLGTRSEGMAFASAPHLSAPPARLVSRDREERLDLATWIGSVPEGTGIYACGPARMLDELETLSTGWPQGALHLERFQAKVFGESQGADTFEVEARASGLIVTVERGCSILEMLEQAGIGVPSSCLEGVCGTCETVVIDGAPEHRDSILTPEERESNETMMICVSRSLDSTLVLDI, from the coding sequence GTGTCTCAGTTCGCGGCCGAGCTCTCCCCGCAGCCCCTCGACCTCCGGGTCCGTGCCATGCGGTGGGAGGCCCACGATGTGCTGTCCCTCGAGCTCGACGACCCCTCCGGTGCCCTGCTGCCGGAGTGGGCTCCCGGCGCCCACATCGACCTGCGCTTCGCCAACGGCGTCGAACGCCAGTACTCGCTGTGCTCCGATCCCGCCGACCTCCGCACCTGGCGCGTCGCCGTCCTGGCCGAGAACCCGAGCCGCGGGGGTTCCCGCTATGTGCACCAGACCCTGCGCGTCGGCGACGCCGTCACGGCCTCCGCTCCGATCAATCACTTCGCGCTCGAAGACGCGAGCGCCTACGTCTTCCTCGCCGGCGGCATCGGGATCACCCCGATCCTCCCGATGATCGCCGAGGCCGAGCGCCGCGGCGTCCCGTGGCGGCTGGCGTACCTCGGCACGCGCAGCGAGGGCATGGCGTTCGCCTCGGCCCCGCACCTGAGCGCACCGCCCGCGCGGCTGGTCAGTCGTGACCGGGAGGAACGGCTCGACCTGGCGACCTGGATCGGCTCCGTCCCGGAAGGCACCGGCATCTACGCCTGCGGCCCCGCCCGCATGCTCGACGAGTTGGAGACCCTCAGCACCGGGTGGCCGCAGGGCGCGCTGCACCTCGAACGCTTCCAGGCGAAGGTGTTCGGCGAGTCCCAGGGTGCCGACACCTTCGAGGTCGAGGCCAGAGCCTCCGGCCTCATCGTGACGGTCGAACGCGGCTGCAGCATCCTCGAGATGCTCGAGCAGGCCGGCATCGGCGTGCCGAGCTCGTGCCTGGAGGGTGTCTGCGGCACCTGCGAGACGGTCGTCATCGACGGCGCCCCCGAACATCGCGACTCGATCCTGACCCCGGAGGAGCGCGAGAGCAACGAGACCATGATGATCTGCGTCTCCCGCTCCCTCGACTCCACCCTCGTGCTCGACATCTGA
- the hisC gene encoding histidinol-phosphate transaminase, producing the protein MSDLRLREDLSAIPDYKPGKTTTQSAPTGPVFKVSSNENPYPPLPSVASAIADRITHINRYPETAATAVVALLCERFQVSPVNIVLGSGSVEVVSQLMRATAGEGDEVMFAWRSFEAYPMLVRAAGATPVAVPLTADHRHDLDAMRAAITPRTRLILVCNPNNPTGTTIGEDELTAFLDAVPADITVVIDEAYVHFNERTDSPSGIEYFRRYPNVAVAHTFSKAYGLAGLRIGYAIAPERLANALRKVAIPFGVTDLAQAAAVASLHAEGELSARVADLIAERERVVGAFQDAGLDLPETQANFIWVPFGDATTAAAELLESHGLLVRPFAGEGFRVTVAEREANDLLVRLIPELAALRTPVAAG; encoded by the coding sequence ATGTCGGACCTGAGACTGCGTGAGGATCTGAGCGCGATCCCGGACTACAAGCCCGGGAAGACGACGACGCAGTCGGCCCCCACGGGCCCGGTGTTCAAGGTGTCGTCGAACGAGAACCCCTATCCGCCGCTCCCCTCGGTGGCGAGCGCGATCGCGGACCGGATCACCCACATCAACCGCTACCCCGAGACCGCGGCCACCGCCGTCGTCGCGCTCCTGTGCGAGCGATTCCAGGTCTCGCCCGTGAACATCGTGCTGGGCAGCGGCTCCGTCGAGGTGGTCTCGCAGCTCATGCGCGCCACCGCCGGCGAGGGCGATGAGGTCATGTTCGCGTGGCGCTCCTTCGAGGCCTATCCGATGCTGGTGCGCGCCGCCGGCGCCACTCCCGTCGCCGTGCCCCTCACCGCGGACCACCGCCACGACCTCGACGCGATGCGCGCCGCGATCACGCCGCGCACGCGCCTGATCCTCGTCTGCAACCCGAACAATCCCACCGGCACCACGATCGGGGAGGACGAGCTGACCGCGTTCCTCGACGCCGTCCCCGCCGACATCACGGTCGTGATCGATGAGGCGTACGTGCACTTCAACGAGCGCACGGACTCCCCCTCCGGGATCGAGTACTTCCGTCGCTACCCGAACGTCGCGGTCGCGCACACGTTCTCGAAGGCCTACGGGCTCGCCGGACTGCGCATCGGCTACGCGATCGCTCCCGAGCGCCTCGCGAACGCCCTGCGCAAGGTCGCGATCCCCTTCGGCGTCACGGATCTCGCACAGGCCGCAGCTGTCGCGTCGCTGCACGCGGAGGGCGAGCTCTCTGCCCGCGTGGCCGACCTCATCGCCGAGCGCGAGCGCGTGGTCGGCGCCTTCCAGGATGCGGGCCTCGACCTGCCCGAGACGCAGGCGAACTTCATCTGGGTCCCCTTCGGCGACGCCACGACAGCGGCGGCAGAGCTGCTGGAGAGCCACGGGCTCCTGGTCCGCCCCTTCGCGGGAGAGGGCTTCCGCGTCACGGTCGCCGAGCGCGAGGCGAACGACCTGCTCGTGCGGCTGATCCCCGAGCTGGCCGCGCTGCGCACACCCGTCGCAGCCGGCTGA
- a CDS encoding winged helix DNA-binding domain-containing protein, giving the protein MKSETLLSERLRAHRLTAPARTVSEAAGHLLAVQSQDFTAGRWALAVRTRGEPGLRAVDRAFDRGDLVRAWTMRGTLHTVPARDLGWILEVTAPRQRQQAASRHRDLGIDDEMVAAAARTLTPALRDGGLTRAEVFTLLEGIGIDPTGQRGIHLLFTLTIDGLICQGPVVARDGVAREQRFVLVDEHIREHAHPDDALAELFVRYIAGHGPAGVADFAWWSGLPLGLSRQAAERAAARVVEVESGLFVAERRPRRSARVPSVHALGAFDEYYISYADRTTVCAPEHLATIGPGKNGMVRPVLLVDGVVIGVWGHSTSAGRRAESPVPELFGTGLVGAESVPEEALANALGRYTRFLAG; this is encoded by the coding sequence ATGAAGAGCGAGACACTGCTGTCGGAGCGGCTGCGTGCGCACCGCCTCACGGCGCCGGCGCGCACGGTGTCGGAGGCGGCCGGCCACCTGCTCGCGGTGCAGAGCCAGGACTTCACCGCCGGGCGGTGGGCGCTGGCCGTGCGTACGCGCGGGGAGCCGGGCCTGCGCGCGGTCGACCGCGCCTTCGACCGCGGCGATCTCGTGCGGGCGTGGACCATGCGCGGCACGCTGCACACGGTTCCGGCGCGCGATCTGGGATGGATCCTGGAGGTCACGGCACCCAGGCAGCGCCAACAGGCGGCATCGCGTCACCGTGATCTCGGGATCGACGACGAGATGGTCGCGGCGGCCGCACGCACACTGACGCCGGCGCTACGTGACGGCGGTCTCACGCGCGCCGAGGTGTTCACGCTGCTGGAGGGCATCGGTATCGACCCCACCGGGCAGCGCGGCATCCACCTGCTGTTCACGCTCACGATCGACGGACTGATCTGCCAGGGGCCCGTCGTCGCACGCGACGGTGTGGCCCGCGAGCAGCGCTTCGTGCTGGTCGACGAGCACATCCGCGAGCATGCGCATCCGGACGACGCGCTGGCCGAGCTCTTCGTGCGCTACATCGCGGGCCACGGACCGGCCGGAGTCGCGGACTTCGCCTGGTGGTCGGGGCTCCCGCTCGGCCTCTCGCGCCAGGCGGCCGAGCGGGCGGCCGCGCGTGTGGTCGAGGTCGAGAGCGGACTGTTCGTGGCTGAGAGGCGCCCGCGCCGGTCCGCCCGCGTGCCGAGCGTGCATGCTCTCGGCGCCTTCGACGAGTACTACATCTCCTACGCCGACCGCACGACCGTCTGCGCGCCGGAGCATCTCGCGACCATCGGCCCGGGGAAGAACGGCATGGTGCGTCCTGTCCTGCTCGTGGATGGCGTGGTCATCGGGGTCTGGGGACACTCCACGTCGGCGGGCCGCCGCGCAGAGAGCCCTGTTCCGGAACTGTTCGGAACAGGGCTCGTCGGCGCCGAGTCGGTGCCCGAGGAGGCTCTCGCGAACGCGCTCGGCCGCTATACGCGATTCCTCGCCGGCTGA
- a CDS encoding glyceraldehyde-3-phosphate dehydrogenase — protein MNDSAAHGDDWMTREELAERMIPLIGSLKREHDVVTSLHGHRLLGLSATGLVEVHERVAQLGHETLPLDDTLAVLEAIHALAPGASSLDVARLVEGHASSDLPLDAYLAEALAPAIGATVAAPTDVVLYGFGRIGRLLARILIAHTGGGSGLRLRAIVVRRGSENDLVKRASLLLRDSVHGRFAGSVTVDEETEQIIANGTRIQVIYSGDPASVDYTAYGIHDAIVVDNTGRWRDEEGLSRHLEAKGVARVLLTAPGKGSLKNIVHGINDDTIEPDDRIITAASCTTNAITPVLKAIDEAYGIVRGHVETVHSFTNDQNLIDNFHSGDRRGRSAVLNMVIAETGAAKAVARALPELAGKLTGSAIRVPTPDVSLAVLHLSLERPAEKDQLNDYLRRVSLHSKLRQQIDYVESPEVVSTDFVGSHRAGIVDGLATIANDRDVVLYVWYDNEYGYSCQVIRVLEVMAGSHPVVLPARREVTLHS, from the coding sequence ATGAACGATTCCGCCGCACACGGCGACGACTGGATGACGAGAGAAGAGCTGGCGGAGCGGATGATCCCGCTCATCGGCTCACTCAAGCGCGAGCACGACGTGGTCACGTCGCTGCACGGGCATCGGCTGCTGGGCCTGTCGGCCACCGGCCTGGTCGAGGTGCACGAGCGGGTCGCCCAGCTCGGGCACGAGACGCTCCCGCTGGACGACACGCTCGCCGTGCTCGAAGCGATCCACGCGCTCGCGCCGGGAGCGTCGTCGCTCGACGTCGCTCGTCTGGTTGAGGGCCACGCGTCGAGCGATCTCCCGCTCGACGCCTACCTGGCCGAGGCGCTCGCTCCGGCGATCGGTGCCACCGTCGCCGCGCCGACCGACGTCGTGCTCTACGGCTTCGGGCGTATCGGTCGCCTGCTCGCCCGCATCCTGATCGCCCACACGGGCGGCGGCAGCGGACTGCGGCTGCGTGCGATCGTCGTGCGCCGAGGTTCGGAGAACGACCTCGTCAAGCGCGCATCGCTCCTGCTGCGCGACTCGGTGCACGGCCGCTTCGCCGGCTCCGTGACGGTCGATGAGGAGACCGAGCAGATCATCGCGAACGGCACCCGCATCCAGGTGATCTACTCGGGGGACCCGGCATCCGTCGACTACACCGCCTACGGCATCCACGACGCGATCGTCGTGGACAACACCGGCCGCTGGCGCGACGAGGAGGGCCTCAGCCGCCACCTCGAGGCGAAGGGCGTGGCCCGCGTGCTGCTCACCGCGCCGGGCAAGGGGTCGCTGAAGAACATCGTGCACGGCATCAACGACGACACGATCGAGCCCGACGACCGCATCATCACGGCGGCCTCCTGCACCACGAACGCCATCACCCCTGTGCTCAAGGCGATCGACGAGGCGTACGGCATCGTACGAGGACACGTCGAGACCGTGCACTCGTTCACGAACGACCAGAACCTGATCGACAACTTCCACAGCGGAGACCGTCGCGGACGATCGGCCGTGCTGAACATGGTCATCGCCGAGACCGGGGCCGCGAAGGCCGTCGCCCGGGCGCTGCCCGAGCTCGCGGGTAAGCTCACGGGCTCCGCGATCCGCGTGCCCACGCCGGACGTCTCCCTCGCGGTGCTGCACCTGAGCCTGGAGCGCCCCGCCGAGAAGGATCAGCTCAACGACTACCTGCGCCGGGTGTCGCTGCACTCGAAGCTGCGCCAGCAGATCGACTACGTCGAGAGCCCGGAGGTCGTCTCCACCGACTTCGTCGGTTCGCACCGCGCAGGCATCGTCGACGGCCTCGCGACCATCGCGAACGACCGTGACGTCGTGCTCTACGTCTGGTACGACAACGAGTACGGCTACTCCTGCCAGGTGATCCGCGTGCTCGAGGTCATGGCGGGCTCGCACCCGGTCGTGCTCCCCGCGCGGCGCGAGGTCACGCTGCACAGCTGA